A window of the Oncorhynchus mykiss isolate Arlee chromosome 15, USDA_OmykA_1.1, whole genome shotgun sequence genome harbors these coding sequences:
- the kmt2e gene encoding inactive histone-lysine N-methyltransferase 2E isoform X1 — protein sequence MSIVIPVGVDTADTSYLEMAAGSDRPESVEASPVVVEKSSYPHQIYSISSHHSHSYIGLPYADHNYGARPPPTPPASPPPSMLIRPGEGLFVPGGLQDEASRGTTLSTSEDGSYGADITRCICGFTHDDGYMICCDKCSVWQHIDCMGIDRQHIPETYLCERCQPRILDRDRAIVLQTRKRENMSGEWRDGIPVCISADGDTSATESGDEVPLELYTAFQHTPTSITLTTGRLAGNKQADKKRKRSGDKEPVATSARAKKAFREGSRKSSRVKGGAPEMEPGEHPSLWENKMKAWMEAYEDAGSNQYSEDVQILLRVKEAGDGKTLAYNTHTATFKPPVESQVQKNKKILKAVRDLAPDSLIIEYRGKFMLRQQFEANGCFFKRPYPFVLFYSKFDGLEMCVDARSFGNEARFIRRSCTPNSEVRHVLEDGMLHLYIYSLRSISKGTEITIGFDYDYGCCKYKVDCACVRGNPECPVLKHNLEPTENLEASSRRRGRKDKEPMMQRGDHLDLGQNQNMTLDCDGRTKGLGADGKQRKLSPLRLSISNNQDPTELEGVEDQPDNSVSSEVEMESEETIAERKRKMASPAEESHLQGVGASSCLGLSKPETREERKMEAILQAFARMEKREKRREQALEKIGTKSEGGIKEEPPATPEADMQSPGIMTPLLEVKEEPGLNKPTPAKLRGSKQRKSFSRSRTHIGQQRRRARTISTCSDIPPGSPGELLDPLANDSLDVEAPRDPEPEALSSHAPDTSPPYSGSPAPDRNRSGQKYPKTKKHLVSEWCVDKQERSLRTPEPAPERPLRISSDPEVLATQLNALPGMGPSPHVYSTPKHYVRFSSPFLANRSPTTPGVPTGRRRSRELPDTTPTSGSCKKRWLKQALEEETTTPPPSSGRPTLVMPSEGPLSPAINGDSDSPLPYNGSCTLPGEDSELPTPLKKRRLGLCPLDACMSESSTPYGSPCATPTRADLSETPGTPLLLATPPRVTRTEEPSPEPLPSTPTHTLSAPQESESSLDSSPEGSRRPSPQEAERPPSLLSSPCVAVRAPSLDVLLPQEAKTSAPLSPQPPTPESQDCVGEEGPETGTEGSSDTPSSTDPASSSLLPPWMKSPERVGLSGPGGLSFSPINSNLRDLTPSHTLEPILAFRPEAVAGVVAVTVPVPLAAGPFTEAAGSLFYPCPEEGGTLAFSRSLSGDSTGEGGSGQNPPQKKKVSLLEYRKRQREAQRSGSKMECGSPVSTTPTLVEMFPLPMETTQEPPPLAPAPAQAPVAPAAVAPTPPESNTPQPSEDTEPPVEGEREGGEGQWTSSTSVEQARERGYHRALSLSDHSKDKDGETEGSEAPVRDGSSPSLQRTPTHTPCSPGPSSPSQPGSRPVKEEESDSRPRTPSQAAPQQPSKPAVPKTAPLTPTKLHPAAPYPAPSLLHSPKPQAQGSPYRSQRAFLFAPPQSQPQAQPGLPPFSQYSPQSAPPPPPPPAPPASAAYFPSQSAPAVGSFPGFKPAVTSPFPPGAQPLLQTLPPHALHYQSSTTPPPPPPPPPQHPGPGPALLHVNLQPPPVQQHQLLLTTSPQSSLPPPPPPPPQGQTHQLQQPSASTLLSLNQGLPLLPPPPPPPASSTGVPMQVQAPHHFQNLGGFPTPLMHTGGTANPSVLPSTYQQTGLPPPPPPPQQQTQPAQAVPTATQMPSGTRGATASPAPFHNAGYLGTGWH from the exons ATGAGCATAGTGATCCCTGTAGGGGTGGACACAGCAGACACCTCATACCTGGAAATGGCTGCAGGCTCAGA cagaCCAGAATCGGTAGAGGCCAGCCCTGTGGTGGTGGAGAAATCCAGCTACCCGCACCAGATCTACAGCATTAGCTCTCACCACTCCCACAGTTACATTGGGCTGCCTTACGCC GACCACAACTATGGGGCGCGCCCCCCGCCCACACCCCcggcctcccctcccccctccatgcTGATCCGTCCAGGCGAGGGGCTGTTTGTGCCGGGGGGCCTGCAGGACGAGGCTTCCAGGGGCACCACACTCAGCACCTCGGAGGACGGCAGCTACGGGGCCGACATCACCCGCTGCATCTGTGGCTTCACCCACGACGACGGCTACATGATCTGCTGCGACAAGTGCAG tgtGTGGCAGCACATAGACTGCATGGGGATCGACAGGCAGCACATTCCTGAGACGTACCTGTGTGAGCGCTGCCAGCCGCGCATCCTGGACAGAGACCGGGCCATCGTGCTGCAGACCCGCAAGAGGGAGAACATGTCCGGTGAGTGGAGAGATG GCATACCGGTATGTATCTCTGCAGACGGGGACACCAGTGCCACAGAGAGTGGGGACGAGGTGCCGCTGGAGTTGTACACGGCCTTCCAGCACACGCCCACCAGCATCACACTCACCACCGGCCGCCTGGCGGGCAACAAGCAGGCCGACAAGAAACGCAAGAGGAGCGGAGACAAGGAGCCCGTCGCCACGTCAGCCCGAGCCAAGAAG GCGTTCCGTGAGGGCTCCAGGAAGTCCTCCAGAGTGAAGGGTGGCGCTCCAGAAATGGAGCCCGGGGAGCACCCGTCTCTGTGGGAGAACAAGATGAAGGCTTGGATGGAGGCCTACGAAGATGCCGGCAGCAACCAGTACAGCGAGGACGTCCAGATCCTGCTCCGCGTCAAGGAGGCCGGCGACGGCAAGACCCTggcctacaacacacacacagccaccttCAAACCGCCCGTGGAG agCCAGGTTCAGAAGAACAAGAAGATCCTGAAGGCAGTGAGGGATTTGGCTCCAGACTCCCTCATCATAGAGTACAGGGGCAAGTTCATGCTGCGACAGCAGTTTGAGGCCAATGGATGCTTCTTCAAGAG gccGTACCCCTTTGTGTTGTTCTACTCAAAGTTTGACGGGCTGGAGATGTGTGTGGACGCCCGCAGCTTTGGCAACGAGGCTCGCTTCATCCGACGCTCCTGCACCCCCAACTCTGAG gtgCGTCATGTATTAGAGGATGGTATGCTCCATTTGTACATTTACTCTTTGAGGTCCATCAGCAAAGGCACCGAGATCACCATAGGCTTTGACTATGACTATGGCTGCTG TAAATACAAggtggattgtgcatgtgtgaggGGGAACCCAGAGTGCCCGGTGCTGAAACACAACCTGGAGCCCACCGAGAACCTGGAGGCCAGCAGCCGCCGGCGGGGCCGCAAGGACAAGGAGCCCATGATGCAGCGAGGGGACCACCTGGACCTGGGCCAGAACCAGAACATGACCCTCGACTGTGACGGCAGGACCAAGGGTCTGGGGGCCGACGGCAAGCAGAGGAAGCTATCGCCCCTCCGCCTCTCTATCTCCAACAACCAG GATCCTACAGAGTTAGAGGGTGTAGAAGACCAGCCTGATAACTCCGTTAGCAGTGAAGTAGAGATGGAGTCAGAGGAGACcattgcagagagaaagaggaagatg GCCAGCCCAGCGGAGGAGTCCCATCTGCAAGGCGTGGGGGCCTCCAGCTGTCTGGGACTGAGTAAACCGGAG acCCGtgaagagaggaagatggaggccATCCTGCAGGCCTTTGCCCGcatggagaagagggagaagaggcggGAGCAGGCCCTGGAGAAGATCGGCACCAAGTCAGAGGGGGGCATCAAGGAGGAGCCCCCTGCCACCCCGGAGGCCGACATGCAGTCTCCTGGTATCATGACG CCCCTGCTAGAGGTGAAGGAGGAGCCGGGTCTCAACAAGCCCACGCCGGCCAAGCTGCGAGGCAGCAAGCAGAGGAAGAGCTTCTCGCGGAGCCGCACCCACATCGGGCAGCAGAGGCGGCGAGCGCGCACCATCAGCACCTGCTCTGACATACCTCCCGGCTCGCCCGGAGAACTCCTGGACCCCCTGGCCAATGATAGCCTAGACGTAGAGGCCCCCAGGGACCCTGAACCAGAGGCCCTCTCCTCCCATGCCCCCGACACCAGCCCCCCTTACAGTGGCTCCCCGGCCCCTGACAGAAACCGCTCCGGGCAGAAGTACCCCAAAACTAAAAAG cactTAGTGAGTGAGTGGTGCGTCGACAAGCAGGAGCGGTCATTGCGGACCCCAGAGCCGGCCCCGGAGAGGCCCCTGAGGATCAGCAGCGACCCTGAGGTGCTGGCCACCCAGCTCAACGCCCTGCCCGGCATGGGCCCCAGCCCGCACGTCTACAGCACGCCCAAACACTACGTCCGCTTCTCCTCGCCCTTCCTGGCCAACCGCAGCCCCACCACCCCTGGGGTGCCCACCGGACGCCGGCGTTCCCGCGAGCTGCCCGACACGACGCCCACCTCAGGCTCCTGCAAGAAG CGCTGGCTGAAGCAGGCTCTAGAGGAGGagaccaccacccctccacccagCAGCGGCCGGCCCACTCTGGTCATGCCTAGCGAGGGCCCTCTCAGCCCCGCTATCAACGGGGACTCTGACAGTCCACTCCCCTACAACGGTAGCTGCACCTTGCCAGGTGAGGACTCTG AGTTGCCCACTCCTCTGAAGAAGCGGCGCCTGGGTCTGTGTCCACTGGACGCCTGCATGTCAGAGAGCTCCACCCCCTACGGCTCTCCCTGCGCAACGCCAACCCGGGCCGACCTATCAGAGACGCCGGGTACACCCTTGCTGCTGGCCACACCACCCCGCGTCACCCGTACGGAAGAGCCGAGCCCCGAGCCTCTACCTagcacccccacacacacactcagtgccCCGCAGGAA AGCGAGTCTTCCCTGGACAGCTCACCAGAGGGCAGTCGCAGACCCAGCCCCCAAGAGGCTGAGCGGCCACCTTCGCTGCTCTCCTCCCCCTGTGTAGCGGTCAGGGCTCCCAGTCTGGATGTGTTGCTCCCCCAAGAGGCCAAGACCAGCGCCCCCCTGAGCCCCCAGCCCCCCACACCCGAGTCCCAGGACTGTGTGGGAGAGGAGGGGCCAGAGACAGGGACCGAGGGCAGCAGCGACACCCCCTCCTCTACAGACCCAGCCTCTTCCTCGCTCCTCCCCCCCTGGATGAAGAGTCCAGAGAGAGTGGGTCTGTCAGGGCCAGGGGGTCTGTCCTTCTCCCCCATCAACTCTAACCTGAGGGACCTTACCCCCTCACACACCCTGGAGCCCATCTTGGCCTTCAGGCCTGAGGCTGTGGCTGGTGTTGTGGCAGTGACAGTACCAGTACCCTTGGCAGCAGGACCCTTCACAGAGGCTGCAGGGTCTCTCTTCTACCCCTGCCCTGAGGAGGGGGGAACGCTGGCCTTCTCTCGTTCACTAAGTGGAGACAGCACCGGAGAGGGAGGGTCAGGACAGAATCCCCCACAGAAGAAAAAG gtgtctTTGCTGGAGTACAGGAAACGTCAGCGAGAGGCGCAGCGCAGCGGCTCCAAAATGGAATGCGGCTCGCCTGTCTCTACAACACCTACCCTGGTGGAGATGTTCCCTCTGCCCATGGAGACCACCCAAGAGCCTCCACCCCTGGCTCCTGCTCCGGCCCAAGCTCCAGTGGCCCCTGCTGCAGTGGCCCCCACCCCGCCTGAGTCAAATACCCCCCAGCCCAGCGAGGACACAGAGCCCCCTgtcgagggggagagagaggggggagagggacagtggaCCTCGTCCACCTCGGTGGAGCAGGCAAGAGAGCGTGGCTACCACAGAGCCCTGTCGCTTAGTGACCACAGCAAGGacaaag ATGGAGAGACCGAGGGCAGTGAGGCCCCAGTCAGAGATGGTTCATCTCCTAGCCTGCAGAGGACCCCAACCCACACG cCGTGTTCTCCTGGCCCCAGCAGCCCGTCCCAGCCTGGCAGTCGCccagtgaaggaggaggagagtgacagCCGGCCTCGGACCCCCTCCCAGGCCGCCCCACAGCAGCCCAGCAAGCCTGCCGTACCCAAGACAGCCCCCCTGACCCCCACCAAGCTACACCCTGCTGCCCCCTACCCTGCCCcctcactcctccactcccccaaACCCCAGGCCCAGGGCTCCCCTTACCGCAGCCAGAGGGCCTTCCTCTTTGCTCCTCCTCAGTCCCAGCCACAGGCTCAACCAGGGCTGCCCCCCTTCTCCCAGTACAGCCCACAGTCcgctccacctccccctcctccaccagcACCTCCAGCCTCAGCGGCCTACTTCCCCAGCCAGTCAGCCCCCGCCGTGGGATCCTTCCCTGGGTTCAAGCCTGCAGTGACGTCCCCATTCCCCCCTGGAGCCCAGCCCCTCCTGCAGACTCTTCCTCCCCACGCCCTGCACTACCAGAGCTCTACCACTCCCccgcctcctccccctcccccaccacaaCACCCTGGGCCCGGCCCGGCCCTGCTACACGTTAACCTGCAGCCTCCTCCTGTCCAGCAGCACCAGCTCCTCCTAACCACATCCccccagtcctccctccctcctcctccgccCCCTCCCCCACAGGGCCAGACCCACCAGCTGCAGCAACCCAGTGCCAGCACCCTCCTGTCACTCAACCAGGGCCTGCCTCTtcttccacccccaccccctcctcctgcctcctccacTGGTGTCCCTATGCAAGTGCAAGCCCCTCACCACTTTCAGAATTTGGGGGGCTTTCCAACCCCGCTGATGCACACCGGCGGCACCGCTAACCCCTCAGTGCTCCCCTCCACCTACCAGCAGACTGGactgcccccccctcctccccctccccagcaGCAGACTCAGCCGGCCCAGGCCGTGCCCACCGCCACTCAGATGCCCAGCGGAACACGTGGGGCCACTGCGTCCCCCGCCCCCTTTCACAACGCTGGGTACCTGGGCACGGGGTGGCACTGA
- the kmt2e gene encoding inactive histone-lysine N-methyltransferase 2E isoform X12 gives MLIRPGEGLFVPGGLQDEASRGTTLSTSEDGSYGADITRCICGFTHDDGYMICCDKCSVWQHIDCMGIDRQHIPETYLCERCQPRILDRDRAIVLQTRKRENMSGEWRDGIPVCISADGDTSATESGDEVPLELYTAFQHTPTSITLTTGRLAGNKQADKKRKRSGDKEPVATSARAKKAFREGSRKSSRVKGGAPEMEPGEHPSLWENKMKAWMEAYEDAGSNQYSEDVQILLRVKEAGDGKTLAYNTHTATFKPPVESQVQKNKKILKAVRDLAPDSLIIEYRGKFMLRQQFEANGCFFKRPYPFVLFYSKFDGLEMCVDARSFGNEARFIRRSCTPNSEVRHVLEDGMLHLYIYSLRSISKGTEITIGFDYDYGCCKYKVDCACVRGNPECPVLKHNLEPTENLEASSRRRGRKDKEPMMQRGDHLDLGQNQNMTLDCDGRTKGLGADGKQRKLSPLRLSISNNQDPTELEGVEDQPDNSVSSEVEMESEETIAERKRKMASPAEESHLQGVGASSCLGLSKPETREERKMEAILQAFARMEKREKRREQALEKIGTKSEGGIKEEPPATPEADMQSPGIMTPLLEVKEEPGLNKPTPAKLRGSKQRKSFSRSRTHIGQQRRRARTISTCSDIPPGSPGELLDPLANDSLDVEAPRDPEPEALSSHAPDTSPPYSGSPAPDRNRSGQKYPKTKKHLVSEWCVDKQERSLRTPEPAPERPLRISSDPEVLATQLNALPGMGPSPHVYSTPKHYVRFSSPFLANRSPTTPGVPTGRRRSRELPDTTPTSGSCKKRWLKQALEEETTTPPPSSGRPTLVMPSEGPLSPAINGDSDSPLPYNGSCTLPGEDSELPTPLKKRRLGLCPLDACMSESSTPYGSPCATPTRADLSETPGTPLLLATPPRVTRTEEPSPEPLPSTPTHTLSAPQESESSLDSSPEGSRRPSPQEAERPPSLLSSPCVAVRAPSLDVLLPQEAKTSAPLSPQPPTPESQDCVGEEGPETGTEGSSDTPSSTDPASSSLLPPWMKSPERVGLSGPGGLSFSPINSNLRDLTPSHTLEPILAFRPEAVAGVVAVTVPVPLAAGPFTEAAGSLFYPCPEEGGTLAFSRSLSGDSTGEGGSGQNPPQKKKVSLLEYRKRQREAQRSGSKMECGSPVSTTPTLVEMFPLPMETTQEPPPLAPAPAQAPVAPAAVAPTPPESNTPQPSEDTEPPVEGEREGGEGQWTSSTSVEQARERGYHRALSLSDHSKDKDGETEGSEAPVRDGSSPSLQRTPTHTPCSPGPSSPSQPGSRPVKEEESDSRPRTPSQAAPQQPSKPAVPKTAPLTPTKLHPAAPYPAPSLLHSPKPQAQGSPYRSQRAFLFAPPQSQPQAQPGLPPFSQYSPQSAPPPPPPPAPPASAAYFPSQSAPAVGSFPGFKPAVTSPFPPGAQPLLQTLPPHALHYQSSTTPPPPPPPPPQHPGPGPALLHVNLQPPPVQQHQLLLTTSPQSSLPPPPPPPPQGQTHQLQQPSASTLLSLNQGLPLLPPPPPPPASSTGVPMQVQAPHHFQNLGGFPTPLMHTGGTANPSVLPSTYQQTGLPPPPPPPQQQTQPAQAVPTATQMPSGTRGATASPAPFHNAGYLGTGWH, from the exons atgcTGATCCGTCCAGGCGAGGGGCTGTTTGTGCCGGGGGGCCTGCAGGACGAGGCTTCCAGGGGCACCACACTCAGCACCTCGGAGGACGGCAGCTACGGGGCCGACATCACCCGCTGCATCTGTGGCTTCACCCACGACGACGGCTACATGATCTGCTGCGACAAGTGCAG tgtGTGGCAGCACATAGACTGCATGGGGATCGACAGGCAGCACATTCCTGAGACGTACCTGTGTGAGCGCTGCCAGCCGCGCATCCTGGACAGAGACCGGGCCATCGTGCTGCAGACCCGCAAGAGGGAGAACATGTCCGGTGAGTGGAGAGATG GCATACCGGTATGTATCTCTGCAGACGGGGACACCAGTGCCACAGAGAGTGGGGACGAGGTGCCGCTGGAGTTGTACACGGCCTTCCAGCACACGCCCACCAGCATCACACTCACCACCGGCCGCCTGGCGGGCAACAAGCAGGCCGACAAGAAACGCAAGAGGAGCGGAGACAAGGAGCCCGTCGCCACGTCAGCCCGAGCCAAGAAG GCGTTCCGTGAGGGCTCCAGGAAGTCCTCCAGAGTGAAGGGTGGCGCTCCAGAAATGGAGCCCGGGGAGCACCCGTCTCTGTGGGAGAACAAGATGAAGGCTTGGATGGAGGCCTACGAAGATGCCGGCAGCAACCAGTACAGCGAGGACGTCCAGATCCTGCTCCGCGTCAAGGAGGCCGGCGACGGCAAGACCCTggcctacaacacacacacagccaccttCAAACCGCCCGTGGAG agCCAGGTTCAGAAGAACAAGAAGATCCTGAAGGCAGTGAGGGATTTGGCTCCAGACTCCCTCATCATAGAGTACAGGGGCAAGTTCATGCTGCGACAGCAGTTTGAGGCCAATGGATGCTTCTTCAAGAG gccGTACCCCTTTGTGTTGTTCTACTCAAAGTTTGACGGGCTGGAGATGTGTGTGGACGCCCGCAGCTTTGGCAACGAGGCTCGCTTCATCCGACGCTCCTGCACCCCCAACTCTGAG gtgCGTCATGTATTAGAGGATGGTATGCTCCATTTGTACATTTACTCTTTGAGGTCCATCAGCAAAGGCACCGAGATCACCATAGGCTTTGACTATGACTATGGCTGCTG TAAATACAAggtggattgtgcatgtgtgaggGGGAACCCAGAGTGCCCGGTGCTGAAACACAACCTGGAGCCCACCGAGAACCTGGAGGCCAGCAGCCGCCGGCGGGGCCGCAAGGACAAGGAGCCCATGATGCAGCGAGGGGACCACCTGGACCTGGGCCAGAACCAGAACATGACCCTCGACTGTGACGGCAGGACCAAGGGTCTGGGGGCCGACGGCAAGCAGAGGAAGCTATCGCCCCTCCGCCTCTCTATCTCCAACAACCAG GATCCTACAGAGTTAGAGGGTGTAGAAGACCAGCCTGATAACTCCGTTAGCAGTGAAGTAGAGATGGAGTCAGAGGAGACcattgcagagagaaagaggaagatg GCCAGCCCAGCGGAGGAGTCCCATCTGCAAGGCGTGGGGGCCTCCAGCTGTCTGGGACTGAGTAAACCGGAG acCCGtgaagagaggaagatggaggccATCCTGCAGGCCTTTGCCCGcatggagaagagggagaagaggcggGAGCAGGCCCTGGAGAAGATCGGCACCAAGTCAGAGGGGGGCATCAAGGAGGAGCCCCCTGCCACCCCGGAGGCCGACATGCAGTCTCCTGGTATCATGACG CCCCTGCTAGAGGTGAAGGAGGAGCCGGGTCTCAACAAGCCCACGCCGGCCAAGCTGCGAGGCAGCAAGCAGAGGAAGAGCTTCTCGCGGAGCCGCACCCACATCGGGCAGCAGAGGCGGCGAGCGCGCACCATCAGCACCTGCTCTGACATACCTCCCGGCTCGCCCGGAGAACTCCTGGACCCCCTGGCCAATGATAGCCTAGACGTAGAGGCCCCCAGGGACCCTGAACCAGAGGCCCTCTCCTCCCATGCCCCCGACACCAGCCCCCCTTACAGTGGCTCCCCGGCCCCTGACAGAAACCGCTCCGGGCAGAAGTACCCCAAAACTAAAAAG cactTAGTGAGTGAGTGGTGCGTCGACAAGCAGGAGCGGTCATTGCGGACCCCAGAGCCGGCCCCGGAGAGGCCCCTGAGGATCAGCAGCGACCCTGAGGTGCTGGCCACCCAGCTCAACGCCCTGCCCGGCATGGGCCCCAGCCCGCACGTCTACAGCACGCCCAAACACTACGTCCGCTTCTCCTCGCCCTTCCTGGCCAACCGCAGCCCCACCACCCCTGGGGTGCCCACCGGACGCCGGCGTTCCCGCGAGCTGCCCGACACGACGCCCACCTCAGGCTCCTGCAAGAAG CGCTGGCTGAAGCAGGCTCTAGAGGAGGagaccaccacccctccacccagCAGCGGCCGGCCCACTCTGGTCATGCCTAGCGAGGGCCCTCTCAGCCCCGCTATCAACGGGGACTCTGACAGTCCACTCCCCTACAACGGTAGCTGCACCTTGCCAGGTGAGGACTCTG AGTTGCCCACTCCTCTGAAGAAGCGGCGCCTGGGTCTGTGTCCACTGGACGCCTGCATGTCAGAGAGCTCCACCCCCTACGGCTCTCCCTGCGCAACGCCAACCCGGGCCGACCTATCAGAGACGCCGGGTACACCCTTGCTGCTGGCCACACCACCCCGCGTCACCCGTACGGAAGAGCCGAGCCCCGAGCCTCTACCTagcacccccacacacacactcagtgccCCGCAGGAA AGCGAGTCTTCCCTGGACAGCTCACCAGAGGGCAGTCGCAGACCCAGCCCCCAAGAGGCTGAGCGGCCACCTTCGCTGCTCTCCTCCCCCTGTGTAGCGGTCAGGGCTCCCAGTCTGGATGTGTTGCTCCCCCAAGAGGCCAAGACCAGCGCCCCCCTGAGCCCCCAGCCCCCCACACCCGAGTCCCAGGACTGTGTGGGAGAGGAGGGGCCAGAGACAGGGACCGAGGGCAGCAGCGACACCCCCTCCTCTACAGACCCAGCCTCTTCCTCGCTCCTCCCCCCCTGGATGAAGAGTCCAGAGAGAGTGGGTCTGTCAGGGCCAGGGGGTCTGTCCTTCTCCCCCATCAACTCTAACCTGAGGGACCTTACCCCCTCACACACCCTGGAGCCCATCTTGGCCTTCAGGCCTGAGGCTGTGGCTGGTGTTGTGGCAGTGACAGTACCAGTACCCTTGGCAGCAGGACCCTTCACAGAGGCTGCAGGGTCTCTCTTCTACCCCTGCCCTGAGGAGGGGGGAACGCTGGCCTTCTCTCGTTCACTAAGTGGAGACAGCACCGGAGAGGGAGGGTCAGGACAGAATCCCCCACAGAAGAAAAAG gtgtctTTGCTGGAGTACAGGAAACGTCAGCGAGAGGCGCAGCGCAGCGGCTCCAAAATGGAATGCGGCTCGCCTGTCTCTACAACACCTACCCTGGTGGAGATGTTCCCTCTGCCCATGGAGACCACCCAAGAGCCTCCACCCCTGGCTCCTGCTCCGGCCCAAGCTCCAGTGGCCCCTGCTGCAGTGGCCCCCACCCCGCCTGAGTCAAATACCCCCCAGCCCAGCGAGGACACAGAGCCCCCTgtcgagggggagagagaggggggagagggacagtggaCCTCGTCCACCTCGGTGGAGCAGGCAAGAGAGCGTGGCTACCACAGAGCCCTGTCGCTTAGTGACCACAGCAAGGacaaag ATGGAGAGACCGAGGGCAGTGAGGCCCCAGTCAGAGATGGTTCATCTCCTAGCCTGCAGAGGACCCCAACCCACACG cCGTGTTCTCCTGGCCCCAGCAGCCCGTCCCAGCCTGGCAGTCGCccagtgaaggaggaggagagtgacagCCGGCCTCGGACCCCCTCCCAGGCCGCCCCACAGCAGCCCAGCAAGCCTGCCGTACCCAAGACAGCCCCCCTGACCCCCACCAAGCTACACCCTGCTGCCCCCTACCCTGCCCcctcactcctccactcccccaaACCCCAGGCCCAGGGCTCCCCTTACCGCAGCCAGAGGGCCTTCCTCTTTGCTCCTCCTCAGTCCCAGCCACAGGCTCAACCAGGGCTGCCCCCCTTCTCCCAGTACAGCCCACAGTCcgctccacctccccctcctccaccagcACCTCCAGCCTCAGCGGCCTACTTCCCCAGCCAGTCAGCCCCCGCCGTGGGATCCTTCCCTGGGTTCAAGCCTGCAGTGACGTCCCCATTCCCCCCTGGAGCCCAGCCCCTCCTGCAGACTCTTCCTCCCCACGCCCTGCACTACCAGAGCTCTACCACTCCCccgcctcctccccctcccccaccacaaCACCCTGGGCCCGGCCCGGCCCTGCTACACGTTAACCTGCAGCCTCCTCCTGTCCAGCAGCACCAGCTCCTCCTAACCACATCCccccagtcctccctccctcctcctccgccCCCTCCCCCACAGGGCCAGACCCACCAGCTGCAGCAACCCAGTGCCAGCACCCTCCTGTCACTCAACCAGGGCCTGCCTCTtcttccacccccaccccctcctcctgcctcctccacTGGTGTCCCTATGCAAGTGCAAGCCCCTCACCACTTTCAGAATTTGGGGGGCTTTCCAACCCCGCTGATGCACACCGGCGGCACCGCTAACCCCTCAGTGCTCCCCTCCACCTACCAGCAGACTGGactgcccccccctcctccccctccccagcaGCAGACTCAGCCGGCCCAGGCCGTGCCCACCGCCACTCAGATGCCCAGCGGAACACGTGGGGCCACTGCGTCCCCCGCCCCCTTTCACAACGCTGGGTACCTGGGCACGGGGTGGCACTGA